The window GGCGTCGAAGTCCTCCGGGTTGGCCTGTTGCAGCAGCCGGCCCCCGCCCGGGCCGGTGGGTGACCCGGCCAGCAGGTTGACCGCCCCGGCGTCGACGTCGGGGCCGACGTCCTCGGAGCGGACCCCGACGGCCAGGTCCCACGGTCCGACGCCGTCGGCGTCGACCGGCGCCAGCGCGATCCCGAACCGGTCGTCGGTCTCCGGGGTGCCGGGGATGCCGGCCGTCCCCTGGTGCAGCAGCCGCTCGGAGGCCAGCCGCTCCGGCGGGCCGCTGAGCACGCTGACCGCGCCGGCGAACGCCCGGCCGTTGACGGTCTCCCCGAACGCCCCGACGGCCACGTCGTCGCCGGCGGCGGCGTCGAGGCCGCCGGTGGCCACGGCCATCCCGAACGCGTCGTCGACCTCCGGGTTGCCCTGCGTGACCAGGGAGCCGTTGACCAGGCCGCCCGGCGACCCGGCGAGGACGTTCACGGCCCCGACCTCCCCGACCTCGCCGACGTCCTCCCCGGGCACCCCGACGACCAGGTCGGCGAGGTCGTCACCGGCCAGGGTCCCCGCGGCGACCGCCTGCCCGAACCAGTCGAAGTCCTCGGCCGTCCCGGCGACGCCTCCGCTCCCCTGGGTGAGGGTCTGGGCGCCGCTCGGGGTGATGCCGTCCGCCGAGCCGAACAGGATCGTGACGGCGCCCGCGTCCCTGACGGCGCCGACGTTCTCGCCGGGGGCGCCGACGGCCAGGTCGGCGAACGTGTCGCCGTTGAAGTCACCGGCGGCGAGGGAGGTGCCGTACCGGTCGTTCGGGGCCGGGCTCTCCTGGAGGAGCAACGGGCCGCCGGTGAGGCCGCCGGCGGAGCCGTAGAGGATGTTGACCGCGCCGGCCAGGCCGACCCCGCCCACCGCCTCGCCAGGGGACCCGACGGCCAGGTCGACGTAGTCGTCGTCGTTGAAGCGGCCCTGGGCGACCGCCGCGCCGAAGGCGTCGCCCGCCTCGGCGGTCCCGCCGACGCCCTCGCTGTCCTGGGAGAGGACGTCGGCGCTGGGCGCGATCCCGTCCTCCGACCCGAGCAGCAGGTTGAGAGCCCCGGCACCGGAACGGTTGCCGAGCGCCTCCCCCGGCGCCCCGACGGCCAGGTCGTCGAACCCGTCCCCGTTGAGGTCGGCGAGGGCGGCCCGCTGGGCCGGCGCGGCCCCGGAGGACCGCGCCCCGCCGGGGTCGGGCGGGGCCACGGCAAGGAGCGCGGCCGCGGTCACGGCGACCATGGCGGCGGTTCGGCGCATCGGCATCTCCCCCCTCCAGACGACGGGGGGAGGCCGTTGGTTCGGTTACTCCAGCGCGACCCCGAGGGTGTCGCCCGTCTCGGCGGTGCCGCCGAGCCCGCCGGAGCCCTGGGTGAAGACCGGCCCGGGAACGACGGTGCCGCCACCGCCGCCGAAGGCGTTGAACACGCTGACCGCGCCGGCGGCCGCCGCCGCCCCGACGGTCTCCCCGGGGGCCCCGACGGCCAGGTCGAAGAACCCATTGAGGTCGAAGTCGTGCAGGAAGAACCCGCCGGCGATGGCCGACCCGAAGTTGTCGAAGTCCTCCGGGTTGGCCTGGGTGACCAGGGTCCCGCCGCCCGGGCCGCCCGCCGACCCGGCCAGCAGGTTGACCGCCCCGGCATTCTCGTCCGGGCCGAGGTCCTCGCCGGGCACGCCGACGGCCAGGTCCCACGGGCCGATGCCGTTGCTGTCGGTCGGCGCCACCGCGCCCCCGAACTGGTCGAAGCTCTCCGGGCTGCCCGGGATCCCGGCCGTGCCCTGGAACAGCAGCCGCTCGTTGGCTAGCCCGCTCGGAGGACCGTTGAGGACGCTGACGGCACCGGCGAACGCCCTGCCGCCGACCGTCTCGCCGGGGGCGCCGGCGGCGACGTCGTCGCCGGCGGTGTTGTCGAAGTCGCCGGTGGCCACGGCCGCCCCGAACAGGTCGAGGAGCTCCGGGTTGCCCTGGGTGGCCACGGCGCCGGCGACCAGGCCGCCCGGCGAGCCGGCGAGCAGGTTGACCGCCCCGGCGTCGCGGGTGGCGCCGACGTCCTCGCCAGGGGCGCCGACCACCAGGTCGGCGATGCCGTCGCCGCCCAGGATGCCGCTGGCCAGCGCCTCCCCGAAGGCGTCGTCCGCCTCGGCGGTCCCGCCGGCGCCCCCGCCCTGGAACAGGGTCTGGCTGCCGGCGGTGGTCAGCCCGCCCGGCGACCCGAACAGCACGGTCACGGCGCCGGCGTCGCCGGTCGCGCCGATGTCCTCGCCGGGGGCGCCGATGGCCAGGTCGAAGACGCCGTCGTCGTCGAAGTCGCCCGCGGCCAGCGCGGCCCCGAACCCGTCGCCCGTCTCGGCGTTGGCCTGGGTGAACAGCGGCCCGCCGGTGAGCCCGCCGCTGGAGCCGTTGAGCACGTTGACCGCGCCGGCGGCGGTGTCGCTGCCGACCGCCTCGCCGGGCGCCCCCACGGCAAGGTCGAAGATGCCGTCGTCGTTGAAGTCGCCCTTGGCCACGGCAGCGCCGAACCGGTCGTTGTCCTCGAGGCTGCCCCCGACCCCGCCGCTGCCCTGGAAGAACACGTCGGCGCTGGCCTGCAGGCCGCCGGCCGAGCCGTACATGACGTTCAGGGCGCCCGCGTCGGTGGCGGCCCCGACGTCCTCCCCGGGGGCGCCGACGCCCAGATCGGTGAACCCGTCGTCGTTGAAGTCGACCCGGGCCTCCTGGGCGGCGGCCCGCTCCTGGCCGGGCGCGCCCGCGGCAGGCGGGACGGTCACCAGCAGGGTCACGAGGCCCACCAGGGCCGTTAGCACGACCACACGTCGCATCTCCATCACCTCTCCACCGAGGGCAGCCGGGAGGTAGGCTGCGCGCTGGACTCCCGCCTGTCCAGGTAGGTTCGAGTGGTCCAATCGGATCGGCTGGTTTTGCTGCAGAGGCATACGGTCGCCGCGCCGGGGGGGAAGCGACTACCCTGCCTGGCATGGGCAAGCTGCTCGACCTCACCGACCCGCCGGCGCTGCGCGACCCGTTCCTGGTCGTGCACCTCCACGGCTGGACGGATGCCGGGCTGGCCGGCCAGACCGCGGCCGTGTTCCTCCGGTCGCGCTGGAACGCGACCCGGCTGGCCGCCTTCGACGCCGACGAGCTGATCGACTTCCGGGCCCGGCGCCCGGTCGTGCGGCTGGCCAGCGGCACCATCGAGGAGGTGACCTGGTCGCCGACCGAGCTGCTCAAGGCCACGCCCGGGGGCGACCGGGACGCGCTGCTGCTGACCGGGCCGGAGCCCGACTTCCGCTGGGGGGCGTTCTGCGACGAGGTGATCGAGGCCTGCCGGCGCCTGCAGGTGGTGGAGGTGTTCGGGCTGGGGGCGTTCCCGGCCCCGGCGCTGCACACCGACCCGGTGGCGGTGGTCGGCACCTCGGCCGACTCCGACCTGGCGGAGCGGCTGGAGACGGTGCCGGTGATCGTCGAGCTGTCGGCCGGCATCCAGACCGTCCTCGAGGAGCGGCTGCACCGGGCCGGCATCCCGGCCACCGGGCTCTGGGCCCGGGTGCCGCCGTACCTGGCCGGCGGCGCCCATCCACCGGCGGCCCTGGCCCTGGTGGAGACCCTGGGCCGGCTGACCGGGGTCGAGATCGAGACCACCGAGCTCGACGCGGCCACCAAGGACCACCTGGAACAGGTCGAGCAGGCCATCCGGGAGCGCCCCCAGATCGCCGAGTTCGTCGACCAGATCCGCGGCATGGTCGAGCAGGGCGCCGACGAGCGCATCCCCTCCGGCGACGAGATCGCGGCCGAGCTCGAGCGCTTCCTGGGCCAGAACCCCCCCGAGGGCGGCGAGCCCCGCTAGTCCCGGCCTCTGTCAACAGGGGTTGACAACACCCTCCGTGTCAACCTAGGATGACAGCCATGGACGAGGCAACCGAGCTGGCGAACGCGGTGGACAGCAAGGACCCGCGGGTCGGGCTGCGGGCGGTGGCCGCGCTGCGGCGGCTGCTCGAGCAGCTGGAGACCCTGCAGGTGGCCAATGCCCGCGCCGCCGGCTGGTCGTGGCAGGAGATCGCCTCCGAGCTCGGGGTGAGCCGGCAGGCGGTCCACAAGAAGCACGCGGCCCGCCGGGGCCTGCTGCGGAGGGACTGAATGTTCGAGCGCTTCACCGACCGGGCCCGGAACGTGGTCGTCGACGCCCAGGCGGCGGCCCGCCGGCTGGGCCACGGCTACACCGGCACCGAGCACATCCTGCTCGGGCTGCTGCAGGGCGACGGCATCGCCGCCCGGGCCCTGGGCGGCCTCGGAATCACCGCGGCGGCGGTCGAGCGCGAGGTCCTGGCCGAGGTCGGGCGCGGTCCCCTGGGCCAGCGGGACGCCGAGGCCCTCGGGGCCATCGGCATCGACCTGGAGGAGGTCCGGCGCCGGGTCGAGGCGTCGTTCGGGCCCGGCGCCCTCTACTGGCGTCCCGGCCGCGGCTGCAGACGGGGCCGGCGCGTGCCGCTGGCCGCCGGGCACATCCCGTTCTCCCCGAGGGCCAAGAAGGTCCTGGAGCTGAGCCTGCGCGAGGCCCTGGCCCTCAAGCACAACTACATCGGCACCGAGCACATCCTGCTCGGCGTCGCCCGCGAGGGCGAAGGCCTGGCCATGCTGATCCTGACCCGCCTGGGCGCCGGCCCCCAGGTGATCCGGGCCCGCGTGCTCGACGCCCTCCGCTCCACCGGCTGAACTTTCTCCCCGCGGGGCTCGTCTTCCTCTGGGAGGACGGTGTTGGATTGCGGGTGCAGCGGGTCGACCAAGGGGCCGCGGGTGGAAGAACCGGAGCCGGCCGTGGTGCGGGCGGCGATGGACGGCGACCTGGCCGCGTTCGAGCGGCTGGTCCGCTGCTACCAGGCCCACGTCTGGCGCTTCCTGCGCCACCTGCTCGGCGACGCCACCCTGGCCGAGGACGTGACCCAGGAGACCTTCCTCCGCCTCTACCAGCGCCTGCCCACCTTCGCGGGGCGCTCCAGGTTCTCGACCTGGGTGTTCCGGGTGGCCCGCAACGCCGGGGTCGACGCCCTGCGGGCGGCCCGTCGCCACGACCGGCTGCTGGCCGCGCTGCCGCCGCCGCCGCCCGGCCCTCCGCCCGAGGCCCGGGTCGAGGCGATGGCGGCCGTGGCCAGCCTCAGCCCCAAGCTGCGCGAGGCCCTGCTGCTGGTCGAGGTGTTCGGCTTCACCTACCGCGAGGCGGCCGAGGTCCTGCGGGTCCCCGAGGGCACCGTGAAGAGCCGCGTCTTCCAGGCCCGGGTCCGCCTGGTCGCGTGGCGGGACGAGGGGTCCGGGGGCTCGGGCAGCGGAGCGGCGGCCCACGGACGTGACGAGGAACGGAGCGCCGGTGAGCTGTAGGGAGGCCATGGCGGAGCTGTCGGCGGCCGCCGACGGCGAGCTGGCCACCGGCCGGAGGGCGGCGCTGGAGGCGCACACGGCCGACTGCCCGGCCTGCACGGCGTTCCAGTCCCGCCTGGTCACCCTGCGCCAGCAACTCCGGTTCGAGCCGGTCGGGGTCGTCCCCGACGTCGCCCCCCGGGTCCTGACGGCGATCCGGGCGGGTCGGGCGGGACCGCTCCAGGCAGGCCGGGCGGGGTCGGTTGGGGAGGGCCGGGCGGAGCCGCTCCAGGGAGGTCGGGGGAGATCGCTTCCGGGGGGTGTGGACAACCGGGAGCACCCCGTTTCGGGCTCGGCTACGCTCCCCCTCCGGGGGGCCTCGCACGGCGAGGTCGGGTTCGGGCGTGTTCGGCGGGCGCGGGGGCGGGGGGCCGCGGCCCGGCGCGAGGGGCGGGGGCCCGCGGCCCGGCGCGAGGGGCGGGGGCGGGGGCTGCCGGTGGTGGCGGCGTTCCTGTGCGGGGTCGTGCTCGGGGCGACCTTCATCGGGCTGGGGCGGGGCGGGCCTGGGCAGGTCGCCATGGCCGACCTGCCGGCACGGGTGGTGGCGGCCCAGCGGGGGCTGGGCTCGCTGGCCGCGGACGTGTCGCTGGTCGAGCGGGGCTGGGATCCGCGAGTGCCCGAGCGGCGGTTCGCCGGGCGGCTCCGCTACCGCGCGCCCGAGCACCTCGCCCTGGAGCTGACCGACCGGACCGCCTACCCGTCGGCCGCCTGGCCCCGCAGCGACCTCAGCCTGGTCGTCACCGGGGACCGCTGGTGGACGAGGGGCCAGCGCGCCTGCCCGGCCGAGGCGATGCCCCAGTGCGCGCCGCCAGGCCGGCAGGTGCGCCTGGTCGAGCGGCGCGAGCCGTTCGCCGACGCCACCCCCGTCCCCCTCGACCTCGTCACCCCCGTTGGGAGCTTCACCCCGGCCGGGACGGGCGCCCCCCTCGGGACGCGGCGGGTCGCCGGGCGGGCCGCGACCGGGGTGGCCACCACCGTCGCCCAGGTGGCGCCGCTGCTGGCCGGCCTGGCCCCCGCCGGGGCCGGCAACCTCCGCGACCTGCACCCGTCCGACCGGGTCGAGCTGTGGCTGGACGACACGGCCCTGGTCCCGCTGGCCCTCGCGGTCCGCGCCGCCCCCGGCGACGAGCGCCGCGCCTGGGCGGAGGCGC is drawn from Actinomycetota bacterium and contains these coding sequences:
- a CDS encoding integrin alpha; protein product: MRRTAAMVAVTAAALLAVAPPDPGGARSSGAAPAQRAALADLNGDGFDDLAVGAPGEALGNRSGAGALNLLLGSEDGIAPSADVLSQDSEGVGGTAEAGDAFGAAVAQGRFNDDDYVDLAVGSPGEAVGGVGLAGAVNILYGSAGGLTGGPLLLQESPAPNDRYGTSLAAGDFNGDTFADLAVGAPGENVGAVRDAGAVTILFGSADGITPSGAQTLTQGSGGVAGTAEDFDWFGQAVAAGTLAGDDLADLVVGVPGEDVGEVGEVGAVNVLAGSPGGLVNGSLVTQGNPEVDDAFGMAVATGGLDAAAGDDVAVGAFGETVNGRAFAGAVSVLSGPPERLASERLLHQGTAGIPGTPETDDRFGIALAPVDADGVGPWDLAVGVRSEDVGPDVDAGAVNLLAGSPTGPGGGRLLQQANPEDFDA
- a CDS encoding sigma-70 family RNA polymerase sigma factor, with amino-acid sequence MEEPEPAVVRAAMDGDLAAFERLVRCYQAHVWRFLRHLLGDATLAEDVTQETFLRLYQRLPTFAGRSRFSTWVFRVARNAGVDALRAARRHDRLLAALPPPPPGPPPEARVEAMAAVASLSPKLREALLLVEVFGFTYREAAEVLRVPEGTVKSRVFQARVRLVAWRDEGSGGSGSGAAAHGRDEERSAGEL
- a CDS encoding zf-HC2 domain-containing protein — protein: MAELSAAADGELATGRRAALEAHTADCPACTAFQSRLVTLRQQLRFEPVGVVPDVAPRVLTAIRAGRAGPLQAGRAGSVGEGRAEPLQGGRGRSLPGGVDNREHPVSGSATLPLRGASHGEVGFGRVRRARGRGAAARREGRGPAARREGRGRGLPVVAAFLCGVVLGATFIGLGRGGPGQVAMADLPARVVAAQRGLGSLAADVSLVERGWDPRVPERRFAGRLRYRAPEHLALELTDRTAYPSAAWPRSDLSLVVTGDRWWTRGQRACPAEAMPQCAPPGRQVRLVERREPFADATPVPLDLVTPVGSFTPAGTGAPLGTRRVAGRAATGVATTVAQVAPLLAGLAPAGAGNLRDLHPSDRVELWLDDTALVPLALAVRAAPGDERRAWAEARGYRDRPGQAVLELTLSRVSLNRPLEADAFPPPPAGARAEDAGFRDRGAATASRDRDLVPGWLPAGFRPYRDGQAGGPPGSAAAVRTWTDGRAWVKVRSTRSWPGGRLFGDLGELVRQAGLGAGVAYWSEDGTRVAVHTAAVDLVVMGSVGEADLARVAASLPVAGRPVPAGWAEAATSSLPEALAADPGLRRPRDLRGFAPPAVRVDGRTVTLAYPGPGSRGFLLVQTPGDQLTPPLDDDPAGVRVRGADGRWSPARGELEWVEAGRVLTLRSATLSLEELLAVAASLEPA
- a CDS encoding PAC2 family protein, with amino-acid sequence MGKLLDLTDPPALRDPFLVVHLHGWTDAGLAGQTAAVFLRSRWNATRLAAFDADELIDFRARRPVVRLASGTIEEVTWSPTELLKATPGGDRDALLLTGPEPDFRWGAFCDEVIEACRRLQVVEVFGLGAFPAPALHTDPVAVVGTSADSDLAERLETVPVIVELSAGIQTVLEERLHRAGIPATGLWARVPPYLAGGAHPPAALALVETLGRLTGVEIETTELDAATKDHLEQVEQAIRERPQIAEFVDQIRGMVEQGADERIPSGDEIAAELERFLGQNPPEGGEPR
- a CDS encoding integrin alpha; the encoded protein is MRRVVVLTALVGLVTLLVTVPPAAGAPGQERAAAQEARVDFNDDGFTDLGVGAPGEDVGAATDAGALNVMYGSAGGLQASADVFFQGSGGVGGSLEDNDRFGAAVAKGDFNDDGIFDLAVGAPGEAVGSDTAAGAVNVLNGSSGGLTGGPLFTQANAETGDGFGAALAAGDFDDDGVFDLAIGAPGEDIGATGDAGAVTVLFGSPGGLTTAGSQTLFQGGGAGGTAEADDAFGEALASGILGGDGIADLVVGAPGEDVGATRDAGAVNLLAGSPGGLVAGAVATQGNPELLDLFGAAVATGDFDNTAGDDVAAGAPGETVGGRAFAGAVSVLNGPPSGLANERLLFQGTAGIPGSPESFDQFGGAVAPTDSNGIGPWDLAVGVPGEDLGPDENAGAVNLLAGSAGGPGGGTLVTQANPEDFDNFGSAIAGGFFLHDFDLNGFFDLAVGAPGETVGAAAAAGAVSVFNAFGGGGGTVVPGPVFTQGSGGLGGTAETGDTLGVALE
- a CDS encoding helix-turn-helix domain-containing protein — encoded protein: MDEATELANAVDSKDPRVGLRAVAALRRLLEQLETLQVANARAAGWSWQEIASELGVSRQAVHKKHAARRGLLRRD